Proteins from one Chitinophaga oryzae genomic window:
- a CDS encoding LysR substrate-binding domain-containing protein produces MITDVLDLDLLRTFVLAVDLGSFARAAEHVSRSQSAVSLQMQRLEELTGHQLFVKQGRSRELTASGELLAGYARRLLKLNDEAIAALSTRQLAGTVRLGMLTDFSEGSLPQVLARFAEQHPRVQMEITIDRQVVLQQKLQSGKLDLIVCVGPQLPENAVLIGEVPLRWIGNKKVAQQSPLPLLLFEPPCLFRAAGLAALEKSGVAWKPVLTASNVAGMWAAARAGLGVTIRTQIGLPADCKLLPASGGLPALPHIFVFLLTAPPKKTSAPVLRLTEIVQETLSGELKGLQSRRKK; encoded by the coding sequence ATGATTACCGATGTATTGGACCTCGATTTGTTGCGGACATTTGTGCTGGCGGTGGATTTAGGTAGTTTTGCCCGCGCAGCGGAACATGTATCCCGTTCCCAGTCGGCCGTAAGTCTGCAGATGCAACGGCTGGAGGAGTTAACGGGGCATCAGTTGTTTGTGAAGCAGGGCCGCAGCCGGGAGCTCACGGCCAGCGGCGAATTGCTGGCCGGCTATGCCCGTCGCCTGCTGAAACTCAACGATGAGGCGATAGCGGCTTTGTCAACCCGCCAGCTGGCAGGGACTGTCAGGCTCGGTATGTTGACAGACTTCTCGGAAGGCTCGCTGCCACAGGTGTTGGCGCGTTTTGCGGAACAACATCCGCGGGTGCAGATGGAGATAACGATCGACAGGCAGGTGGTGCTGCAGCAGAAATTGCAGTCAGGTAAACTGGACCTGATCGTATGTGTAGGCCCGCAGCTGCCGGAAAATGCGGTCCTCATAGGAGAAGTGCCGCTGCGGTGGATTGGAAATAAAAAAGTGGCGCAGCAATCACCTTTGCCGTTGCTGCTGTTTGAGCCGCCCTGCCTCTTTCGTGCTGCGGGCCTTGCCGCACTGGAGAAGTCAGGTGTGGCATGGAAGCCCGTGCTCACCGCCAGCAATGTAGCCGGTATGTGGGCAGCTGCCCGCGCGGGACTGGGCGTCACTATCCGCACACAGATAGGGTTACCGGCGGATTGTAAACTGTTGCCGGCTTCGGGTGGACTGCCTGCGTTACCGCATATCTTTGTTTTCCTGCTGACAGCGCCACCGAAAAAAACTTCCGCCCCGGTACTGCGATTGACAGAAATTGTACAGGAAACACTTAGCGGTGAACTGAAAGGCCTGCAGTCGCGAAGAAAGAAGTAA
- a CDS encoding MBL fold metallo-hydrolase translates to MQTPCSFRLGHLELMIFSDGYQMLAPAHPMIGPYEQPDYIQQALRAQELPTHALRLDLNILLIRHSDQLILIDAGLGQEDATGGLLPASLSAAGIPATAITDVVLTHAHTDHTGGLLHPDGSPVFPNARIHLSDAEYNHWMQGPPDFSASPLDAATGLKKALTTRIPEILSAIRPQLRLADPQATLCDCIRLIPAPGHTTGHSMVEIFSGEETLLHSADLLHTAVLLQHPEWGMFYDMDFGQAALTRKKVLQEEAKKTRMTMTYHLPWPGLGRIKQRNAGFEWEPVIPSGK, encoded by the coding sequence ATGCAAACACCCTGCTCTTTTCGCCTGGGCCACCTGGAGCTGATGATCTTCAGCGACGGCTACCAGATGCTGGCGCCGGCACACCCGATGATCGGCCCTTATGAACAGCCCGACTATATACAACAGGCACTTCGCGCACAGGAACTGCCTACCCATGCGCTGCGACTTGACCTCAACATATTACTGATACGCCATTCGGATCAACTGATATTGATCGACGCCGGTCTCGGACAGGAAGACGCCACCGGCGGCCTGTTGCCCGCAAGCCTTTCCGCTGCCGGTATTCCGGCGACGGCTATCACCGATGTTGTGCTTACACATGCACATACCGATCATACCGGCGGCCTGTTACATCCGGACGGTTCCCCCGTTTTCCCCAATGCCCGTATCCATTTAAGTGATGCAGAATACAATCACTGGATGCAGGGACCGCCTGATTTTTCTGCCAGTCCCCTCGATGCGGCCACAGGTTTAAAAAAAGCGCTCACCACCCGTATCCCTGAAATACTAAGCGCTATCCGGCCACAGCTACGGCTGGCAGATCCGCAGGCCACCCTCTGCGATTGCATCCGGCTGATACCGGCACCGGGGCACACCACTGGGCACAGCATGGTGGAGATTTTCTCCGGTGAGGAAACCTTACTGCATAGCGCCGACCTGCTGCATACAGCCGTGCTGCTGCAACATCCGGAATGGGGAATGTTCTATGATATGGATTTCGGGCAGGCAGCCCTTACGCGGAAAAAAGTATTACAGGAAGAAGCGAAGAAGACCAGGATGACCATGACCTATCATTTGCCATGGCCCGGATTGGGAAGGATAAAACAAAGAAATGCAGGCTTTGAATGGGAACCGGTTATACCTTCCGGTAAATAA
- a CDS encoding S24 family peptidase encodes MNKYERLKKELETVGTGKMKAFGSSMLPILKSGTMLTFRREQAYAVGDIVFCKVKGRYIDAHKVTKTDASKGYLIANNHGFENGWTKVIFGRVVLGEYGNRVIYRKV; translated from the coding sequence ATGAATAAATATGAAAGACTCAAAAAAGAACTGGAAACAGTTGGAACCGGAAAAATGAAGGCCTTTGGCTCTTCGATGTTGCCCATCCTTAAAAGCGGTACCATGCTGACGTTCCGGCGGGAACAGGCATACGCGGTGGGTGACATTGTGTTTTGTAAAGTGAAAGGACGTTATATCGACGCGCACAAAGTCACGAAAACAGATGCCAGCAAAGGCTACCTGATCGCCAACAACCACGGTTTTGAAAATGGTTGGACAAAAGTGATCTTCGGCAGGGTGGTATTGGGGGAATACGGCAACCGGGTTATTTACCGGAAGGTATAA
- a CDS encoding S41 family peptidase produces MKKLLTYGASAILACACLQAPAQEKKLASLTKEDFIADFRLAVDILKKQHPNPYKFIDSATFMHRVDSLMDRMAKEPDMMTSLQYSPIYLVRDVHTSLRLSNDNSRELYSNLRFFPYPVIIERERMFVNIKGATIPYGAEILSINNKSVKDILQSLSTSAYSDGFITTGMDRLYPEFQVTFSLLSPHQATYPVTWTAPGSKETRKTTLPAADPGSAFHATRQSVFPFNVLQRAYYIYNDYDDSTKTGRLTVNTFALNEQDAYKEFSEFFREVKKRNFRQVIIDVRSNGGGDPAISALLYSFMAEAPFRNVYNYRTRNIDVAYPEYAVADNGRRLSDEDIQGQKNFFYQRFDKDSSGFYVGNARLKDGLMENFPPDKDAFHGKVYVLTGGGTVSAATYFATLVQKNKRGVIIGKETGSGEAATTAAWFLRYLLPRTKCVLTVPRSELNFFNAVKDNGRGIMPDKEVPMDKFMEYIRADKDPELSYTMDLIQKGL; encoded by the coding sequence ATGAAGAAGCTGTTGACATATGGCGCCAGCGCCATACTGGCCTGCGCATGCCTGCAGGCGCCGGCCCAGGAGAAAAAACTGGCCAGTCTCACCAAAGAGGATTTTATCGCTGACTTCAGGCTGGCGGTGGATATCCTGAAAAAACAACATCCCAATCCGTATAAGTTTATCGATTCCGCGACTTTCATGCACCGGGTGGACTCTCTCATGGACCGTATGGCCAAAGAACCGGACATGATGACAAGCCTGCAGTATTCGCCTATCTATCTCGTAAGGGATGTACATACCAGCCTGCGGCTTTCCAACGACAATTCCCGGGAGCTGTACAGTAACCTGCGCTTTTTCCCCTATCCGGTGATCATCGAACGGGAGCGGATGTTCGTCAACATCAAAGGCGCCACCATTCCCTACGGCGCAGAGATCCTCAGCATCAACAACAAGTCGGTAAAAGACATTTTACAAAGCCTCTCCACTTCCGCCTATAGTGATGGTTTTATTACTACCGGTATGGACCGGTTATACCCTGAGTTTCAGGTGACCTTTAGCCTGCTGTCGCCGCACCAGGCCACCTATCCGGTGACCTGGACGGCGCCCGGCAGCAAAGAAACGCGTAAAACGACGTTGCCGGCAGCAGATCCTGGCAGCGCTTTCCATGCCACGCGGCAGTCGGTCTTTCCGTTCAACGTGCTGCAGCGTGCCTATTACATCTACAATGATTATGATGACTCCACAAAGACAGGCCGCCTGACGGTCAATACGTTCGCGCTCAACGAGCAGGACGCCTACAAGGAATTCAGCGAGTTTTTCCGCGAAGTAAAAAAACGGAACTTCAGGCAGGTGATCATCGACGTGCGCAGCAACGGCGGCGGCGATCCGGCCATCTCCGCACTGCTGTATTCTTTCATGGCGGAAGCGCCTTTCCGGAACGTTTATAACTACCGTACCCGCAACATCGATGTGGCCTACCCCGAATATGCAGTGGCGGATAACGGCAGGCGCCTTTCCGATGAAGATATACAGGGGCAGAAAAACTTCTTCTATCAGCGCTTCGATAAAGACAGCTCCGGCTTCTACGTAGGTAATGCCCGCCTGAAAGACGGACTGATGGAGAACTTCCCGCCGGACAAAGACGCGTTTCACGGTAAAGTATATGTGCTCACCGGCGGCGGTACAGTGTCAGCGGCGACGTATTTCGCTACGCTGGTGCAGAAAAACAAAAGAGGGGTGATCATCGGCAAAGAAACCGGCAGCGGTGAAGCGGCTACCACGGCCGCCTGGTTCCTGCGTTACCTGTTGCCCCGCACCAAATGCGTGCTGACGGTACCACGGTCAGAACTCAATTTCTTTAATGCCGTCAAAGACAACGGCCGGGGTATTATGCCGGATAAGGAAGTGCCCATGGATAAATTCATGGAGTATATACGGGCGGATAAAGATCCTGAATTATCGTATACGATGGACCTGATTCAGAAAGGCCTTTGA
- a CDS encoding MutS-related protein encodes MSFSIDRQTMDELNLLGKFRQGSVYHLFNQVKTRGGERLLDAMFQAPLEEMAAINERSSIFRFFQEAQLAFPFDAQQLAQMREYLDTGGSKNVLFSMADTLLKKGLATVARDERYRKNVQGLQATIVTVKKCAAFLASMVSLPGPYDHRIAAMRQLLRTRELEQLADMDIYQALPVKTLATYDHLLKNKLRQSMDDLMAFIDELDVFIAVSDVARARGFNYAVAVPPEKNMLTATGLHHPCINNAIGNDIRMQQGSNVLFLTGANMAGKSTLMKSVGIALYLSHMGFPVAASGLTFSVREGLYSSINVSDNINLGYSHFYAEVVRVKQAAEATASGKRLLLMFDELFKGTNVKDAYDGTLAVTAAFAEYTGCLFIVSTHIIEVGEALKDQPNIQFRYLPTVMEGSRPRYTYRLEEGITEDRQGMMIIRNEGILELMNANNL; translated from the coding sequence ATGAGCTTTAGTATAGACAGGCAAACGATGGATGAACTGAACCTGCTGGGCAAGTTCCGGCAGGGCTCAGTCTATCATCTGTTTAACCAGGTGAAGACCAGGGGAGGAGAGCGTTTGCTGGACGCCATGTTTCAGGCGCCGCTGGAAGAGATGGCGGCCATCAATGAGCGGAGCAGTATTTTCCGTTTCTTCCAGGAGGCGCAGCTGGCATTTCCTTTCGATGCGCAGCAGCTGGCGCAGATGCGCGAATACCTCGATACCGGCGGTAGTAAAAATGTGTTGTTCTCCATGGCCGACACCCTGCTGAAAAAAGGGTTGGCCACCGTAGCCCGCGATGAACGCTACCGGAAAAACGTGCAGGGGCTGCAGGCAACCATCGTGACAGTAAAAAAATGTGCCGCTTTCCTGGCTTCCATGGTATCGCTGCCGGGGCCCTATGATCACCGCATTGCTGCGATGCGGCAACTGCTGCGTACCCGTGAACTGGAGCAACTGGCAGATATGGACATCTATCAGGCATTACCGGTAAAAACACTGGCGACCTACGACCACCTGCTGAAAAACAAACTGCGGCAGTCCATGGATGACCTGATGGCCTTTATCGACGAGCTGGACGTATTTATCGCGGTGAGCGACGTGGCGAGAGCCAGAGGATTTAACTATGCAGTAGCCGTGCCGCCGGAAAAAAATATGCTGACAGCCACCGGCCTGCATCATCCCTGTATTAATAACGCTATCGGCAACGATATCCGGATGCAGCAGGGCAGTAACGTGTTGTTCCTTACCGGCGCCAACATGGCCGGCAAGTCTACCCTGATGAAATCAGTCGGTATTGCTTTGTACCTGTCACATATGGGCTTCCCGGTGGCGGCTTCGGGGCTCACCTTCTCTGTCCGCGAAGGACTGTATTCGTCCATCAACGTGTCGGACAACATCAACCTCGGCTATAGCCATTTCTATGCGGAAGTGGTGCGGGTGAAACAGGCCGCCGAGGCCACGGCCAGCGGCAAACGCCTGCTGCTGATGTTCGACGAACTCTTTAAAGGGACCAACGTCAAAGATGCTTACGACGGCACACTGGCCGTAACAGCGGCTTTTGCGGAATATACCGGTTGCCTGTTCATCGTGTCCACCCACATTATCGAAGTGGGAGAGGCGCTGAAAGACCAGCCTAATATACAGTTCAGGTACCTGCCTACCGTCATGGAGGGTAGCCGTCCCCGTTATACCTACCGGTTGGAGGAAGGAATCACGGAAGACCGCCAGGGGATGATGATCATCCGCAACGAAGGCATCCTGGAACTGATGAATGCCAATAACCTGTAA
- a CDS encoding MutS-related protein: MFLQTDEQTIEDLRIFGKRDVSGIYELYNHTHTRGGEALLQDMFRQPLSDKDAINSRSSIIAHFAQQRTTFPFEAAMFDMAEKYLKNGDEHTKSGGRSAPLGEKDIYNGVTAVIGLIQQLHRFVESPAVAGIAAYSGERTAIALLLSEPALEPVLNEPMKGKLSYGAVTAFDLLLRTRERQRITRLLEHVYTLDVYLSVAAVATERQFVFPVALDKGSAVLELEGVYHPSVKNAVSNNVSMGPEGNVIFLTGANMAGKSTFLRSLSTALYIAHMGFPVAARRMSFSVLDGIYTTINLPDNLGIGASHFYAEVLRVKKVATALGNGQSLLVIFDELFRGTNVKDAHEATVAVTRAFASRRNSLFVISSHIVEAGEGLKDAGSVAFLYLPTRMNGHQPEYTYTLEKGITDDRHGMIIIRNEGILDILRNGRRTK; this comes from the coding sequence ATGTTTTTACAAACGGATGAACAAACCATAGAGGACCTTCGGATATTCGGCAAGCGGGATGTGAGCGGTATCTATGAACTGTATAACCATACGCATACACGGGGTGGCGAGGCCCTGCTGCAGGATATGTTCCGGCAACCGTTGTCGGACAAAGATGCCATCAACAGCAGAAGCAGCATCATCGCTCATTTTGCGCAGCAGCGCACCACTTTCCCGTTCGAAGCGGCCATGTTTGATATGGCCGAAAAATACCTGAAAAACGGGGACGAACATACGAAAAGCGGCGGCCGCAGCGCGCCGCTGGGAGAGAAAGACATCTACAACGGGGTAACCGCCGTGATAGGGCTGATACAGCAGTTGCACCGCTTTGTCGAAAGTCCGGCCGTTGCCGGTATAGCCGCCTATTCCGGCGAGCGCACCGCCATCGCGTTGCTGCTGTCGGAACCTGCGCTGGAACCGGTGCTTAACGAACCGATGAAGGGCAAGCTGTCCTACGGCGCGGTAACAGCCTTTGATCTGTTGCTCAGAACGCGGGAACGTCAGCGTATCACCAGGCTGCTGGAGCATGTATATACGCTGGATGTATATCTGTCGGTAGCAGCCGTGGCGACGGAGCGGCAGTTCGTGTTCCCGGTGGCGCTGGATAAGGGCAGTGCAGTGCTGGAGCTGGAGGGTGTCTATCATCCGTCCGTGAAGAATGCGGTGAGCAACAACGTGTCTATGGGGCCTGAGGGTAACGTGATCTTTCTCACCGGCGCCAATATGGCGGGGAAGTCCACTTTCCTGCGTTCGCTCAGCACCGCGCTGTATATAGCGCATATGGGCTTCCCGGTGGCGGCCCGCAGGATGTCTTTTTCCGTATTGGACGGGATTTATACCACCATCAACCTGCCGGATAATCTCGGCATCGGGGCCAGCCACTTCTACGCAGAGGTATTGCGGGTGAAAAAAGTCGCTACCGCCCTGGGCAACGGGCAGTCGTTGCTGGTCATCTTCGACGAGCTTTTCAGGGGTACGAACGTAAAAGACGCGCATGAGGCTACCGTGGCTGTTACCCGCGCATTCGCCAGCCGCAGGAACAGCCTCTTCGTCATCTCTTCCCATATCGTGGAAGCGGGCGAAGGACTGAAAGATGCAGGCAGCGTGGCCTTTCTCTATCTGCCCACCCGTATGAACGGCCATCAGCCCGAGTATACGTATACGTTGGAAAAGGGTATTACAGACGACCGTCACGGTATGATCATCATCCGCAATGAAGGCATACTGGATATTCTCAGGAATGGTCGCAGGACTAAATAA
- a CDS encoding Gldg family protein: MKMIFRIAKTELRNLFFSPVAWFLTIAFMVQCGVYYTYSLYGLANWQDVMVRNNPAFKSFGISLTSALFLAQDGIFFNVLQNLYLFVPLLTMGLISREVNSGTIKLLYSSPIRTSEIVLGKYLAIMIYNLLLVGIVGVVMIVGVLNIHAADYGMLLSAALSFYLLVCTYTAIGLFMSSLTNYQIVSAIGSFIIIFVLSRIGGLWQKYDIVRDLTYFLSISGRTVKMLRGLITTKDVIYFVMVVYMFVSFTLIKMKAGRESKPWWAQAARYAAVLASVLVIGYVSSRPSLIGYWDTTHGNTNTLHPNTQAILKEMGKEPMEVTLYTNLLGTGVNRGLPENRNDYLTSLWEPYLRFKPDIKFNYVYYYDTDDRDSTLYKTWGGKPLAEIAAQTAEGQEVNIKKFLPPAQVRKMIDLQPEGYRLVMQLKYKGKTTFLRTFDDAIFWPEEQQVAASFKRLLQDHMPKSLFLTGNLERSIYKRGEREYSGHTLAKEGRLSLINLGFDSDSLCLDTQEIPSDIATLVLADPKTALSATGMEKLRRYIGDGGNMLIFGEPGKQQMLNPVLKQLGVQLMDGTLIEVSKDEMPHMVKPNVATAAMHLSEDPALIALRVMQKEGTTMGVLMPGVTGVTFDDSSAFRAAPLLTTVPGNVWLKAGTVVTDSVAPVFNPQDGDTRQPYYATAVALTRKINNKEQRIVVSADADFMSNLRQGGGFLGRNLYAWMAYGAFPIYTPKPDPIDTKLTITATTANIEKYLFVWVLPGLVLLTGTILLVRRKRQ; this comes from the coding sequence ATGAAGATGATATTCAGGATTGCTAAAACAGAGCTTCGGAACCTGTTCTTTTCACCGGTGGCCTGGTTCTTAACAATCGCTTTTATGGTACAGTGCGGGGTATACTATACTTACTCGCTGTATGGCCTGGCAAACTGGCAGGATGTGATGGTAAGAAACAATCCGGCGTTTAAAAGCTTTGGCATTTCACTCACCAGTGCCCTCTTTCTAGCGCAGGACGGTATTTTTTTTAATGTGCTGCAGAATCTCTACCTGTTTGTTCCGTTGCTGACGATGGGACTGATCAGCCGCGAGGTCAACAGCGGCACGATCAAGTTGTTGTATTCTTCCCCTATCCGTACCAGTGAGATCGTGTTGGGAAAATACCTCGCCATTATGATCTACAACCTTTTACTGGTGGGCATCGTAGGGGTGGTGATGATTGTCGGGGTGCTCAATATCCATGCGGCGGATTATGGTATGCTGCTTTCTGCTGCCCTGTCTTTTTATCTGCTGGTATGCACCTACACGGCCATCGGCCTGTTCATGTCCAGCCTCACCAACTACCAGATCGTTTCTGCCATCGGCAGCTTCATCATCATTTTTGTGTTGAGCCGTATCGGCGGTCTGTGGCAAAAGTACGACATCGTCCGGGACCTGACCTATTTCCTGTCCATCTCCGGCCGTACGGTCAAAATGTTGAGAGGACTGATCACCACAAAAGACGTGATTTACTTTGTGATGGTGGTGTATATGTTTGTCTCGTTCACGCTCATCAAGATGAAAGCCGGACGGGAATCCAAACCATGGTGGGCGCAGGCTGCCCGTTATGCGGCCGTATTGGCTTCCGTGCTGGTGATCGGTTATGTAAGTTCCCGTCCGTCGCTGATCGGCTACTGGGATACGACGCACGGCAACACCAATACGCTGCATCCCAATACGCAGGCGATACTGAAAGAGATGGGCAAAGAGCCTATGGAAGTCACGCTGTACACCAATCTGCTGGGCACCGGCGTTAACCGCGGTCTTCCGGAAAACCGCAATGACTATCTGACAAGCCTCTGGGAACCTTACCTACGCTTTAAGCCGGACATCAAATTTAACTATGTTTACTATTACGATACCGATGACAGGGACAGTACGCTGTACAAAACATGGGGGGGTAAGCCGCTTGCTGAAATAGCCGCACAGACAGCAGAGGGACAGGAAGTTAATATCAAAAAATTCCTGCCGCCGGCACAGGTGCGCAAAATGATCGACCTGCAACCGGAAGGCTATCGGCTGGTGATGCAGCTGAAATATAAAGGGAAGACCACCTTCCTGCGTACCTTCGACGATGCCATTTTCTGGCCGGAGGAGCAACAGGTGGCGGCATCCTTCAAACGGCTGCTACAGGACCATATGCCTAAAAGCCTTTTCCTCACGGGCAACCTGGAACGTAGTATCTACAAAAGAGGAGAGCGGGAATATTCCGGTCATACCCTGGCCAAAGAAGGCCGCCTGTCTCTCATCAACCTGGGTTTTGATTCTGACAGCCTTTGCCTGGATACCCAGGAAATCCCGTCTGACATCGCCACCCTTGTACTGGCCGATCCCAAGACTGCGCTCAGCGCCACGGGCATGGAAAAGCTCCGCCGCTATATCGGCGATGGCGGTAACATGCTGATATTCGGGGAGCCGGGTAAGCAGCAGATGCTCAATCCCGTATTGAAGCAGCTGGGTGTGCAGCTCATGGACGGCACGCTGATAGAAGTATCTAAAGATGAGATGCCGCACATGGTAAAACCCAATGTGGCCACTGCCGCTATGCACCTGTCGGAAGACCCCGCCCTTATTGCGCTACGTGTGATGCAGAAAGAGGGTACGACCATGGGAGTGCTGATGCCTGGCGTTACCGGCGTGACCTTCGACGACAGCAGCGCTTTCCGGGCCGCTCCTTTATTGACGACCGTGCCTGGTAATGTTTGGCTCAAAGCCGGCACCGTGGTGACAGACTCCGTTGCGCCGGTGTTCAATCCGCAGGACGGAGATACCCGTCAGCCGTACTACGCAACCGCCGTAGCACTGACCCGTAAGATCAACAATAAAGAGCAGCGCATCGTGGTAAGCGCCGATGCAGATTTTATGAGCAACCTCCGGCAGGGCGGCGGTTTCCTCGGCAGAAACCTGTACGCCTGGATGGCCTACGGCGCATTCCCCATCTACACGCCGAAACCGGACCCTATCGATACCAAACTGACGATAACAGCCACCACTGCCAATATAGAAAAGTACCTTTTCGTATGGGTGTTACCGGGACTGGTGCTGTTGACCGGAACAATATTACTGGTGCGTCGTAAAAGACAATAA
- a CDS encoding ABC transporter ATP-binding protein, translating to MSTILKIDRLSHRYSSTWAVRDINLEVGHAGVIGLLGSNGAGKSTTMNIICGVLNQTEGTVYVNGLDIRQQPEQAKREIGFLPQNPPVYTDLTVDEYLHYAAQLRHIEKSKVRKAVEEAKERVGISHFSSRLIGNLSGGYRQRVGIAQAIIHKPKLVVMDEPTNGLDPNQLIEARKLIREIGQDHTVLLSSHILSEVHLLCREIVMIEGGRVIFSDTMEAFNNYVQPHSVLARMEQPPTAAELQQISGVSNVEFLSDRQVRIYFDGDESITERIVAASVQHGWRLREIKLDKGLLDDIFKQLSIQSLQ from the coding sequence ATGAGCACTATCTTAAAAATTGACCGGCTCTCCCACAGGTACAGCAGTACCTGGGCTGTCCGCGATATTAACCTGGAAGTAGGCCATGCCGGCGTCATCGGGCTGTTAGGCTCCAACGGCGCCGGTAAGTCTACCACCATGAACATTATCTGCGGTGTGCTGAACCAGACCGAAGGTACGGTGTATGTAAACGGACTGGATATCCGCCAGCAACCGGAACAGGCCAAAAGAGAGATTGGTTTTCTGCCGCAAAACCCGCCGGTATATACCGATCTGACAGTAGACGAATATCTGCATTACGCGGCGCAACTGCGGCATATCGAAAAAAGCAAAGTGCGCAAAGCCGTGGAGGAAGCGAAAGAACGCGTGGGTATTTCCCACTTCAGCAGCCGCCTGATCGGCAATCTCTCCGGAGGTTACCGCCAGCGCGTAGGCATTGCGCAGGCCATTATCCATAAACCTAAACTGGTGGTGATGGACGAACCTACCAACGGGCTCGATCCCAACCAGCTCATTGAAGCGAGAAAACTTATCCGCGAAATAGGGCAGGACCATACGGTACTGTTATCCTCCCATATCCTTTCCGAAGTACACCTGCTCTGCCGCGAGATAGTCATGATAGAAGGCGGCCGCGTAATTTTCTCCGATACCATGGAGGCGTTCAATAACTATGTACAGCCGCACAGCGTACTGGCGAGAATGGAACAACCACCCACCGCCGCGGAACTGCAACAGATCAGCGGAGTGTCTAACGTGGAATTCCTCAGCGACCGCCAGGTACGCATCTACTTCGATGGTGACGAAAGCATTACGGAAAGGATCGTCGCCGCCAGCGTACAACACGGATGGCGCCTGCGTGAGATCAAACTCGACAAAGGATTGCTGGATGATATTTTCAAGCAATTATCTATTCAATCGCTCCAATAA
- a CDS encoding DUF4397 domain-containing protein — protein sequence MQRLIYFAGIFGMLLFAACSKEKTTPGTASLTIINAVPGSRPLIGNFSGGSPIRYYLAPDFRYNTFLQSNRISSYSGRQPLAIYQYPDTTDKSQPLFNLMLDLPIGSMHTLFLTGTLAKPDTLFVNDAVPYHPLGDSTCSFRFVNLSAGSAPVKVTIAQKNGPPEVSSLPYKGLTGFLNYPVNAAQEDMVFEFRDLATDRLITTYRVDGVHNPVPGSNSPWVYGNFTLALIGLPDGTNGREQTILSIRY from the coding sequence ATGCAACGGTTAATATATTTCGCAGGCATTTTTGGGATGCTGTTGTTCGCTGCCTGCTCCAAAGAAAAAACAACTCCCGGCACCGCCTCGCTGACCATCATCAACGCGGTGCCCGGCAGCCGGCCGCTGATCGGTAACTTCAGCGGTGGTAGTCCGATACGCTACTATCTCGCCCCTGATTTCCGCTACAATACCTTTTTGCAGAGCAACCGTATCAGCTCCTATTCCGGCAGACAACCGCTGGCGATCTATCAGTATCCTGATACCACAGATAAAAGCCAGCCGTTGTTCAACCTGATGCTGGACCTGCCGATAGGCTCCATGCATACTTTGTTCCTGACCGGCACGCTCGCCAAACCGGACACGCTGTTTGTCAACGATGCGGTGCCTTACCATCCGCTGGGCGACAGCACCTGCAGCTTCCGCTTCGTTAACCTTTCTGCCGGCAGCGCACCGGTGAAAGTAACGATCGCGCAGAAGAACGGTCCGCCGGAAGTGAGCAGCCTGCCCTATAAAGGACTGACCGGCTTCCTGAACTATCCGGTGAATGCTGCGCAGGAAGACATGGTATTCGAGTTCAGAGACCTGGCCACTGATCGGCTCATTACCACTTACCGGGTGGATGGGGTACATAACCCGGTACCCGGATCGAACAGCCCCTGGGTGTACGGCAACTTTACCCTCGCGCTGATCGGCCTGCCGGACGGTACCAACGGGCGGGAACAAACGATACTGTCCATCCGCTATTAG